In Hymenobacter sublimis, a single genomic region encodes these proteins:
- a CDS encoding STAS domain-containing protein produces MPAQTLTIQFGGPPTNQGVSVRGTCSTAEEAQCLQEALNKAIARGSDTLWVDCQQLRSVSYEGQQAIFQAEQQARLAHLIIYWCGMSSALIQELSATGLYLLLRSLPATRYQGPEHVRQGKATVFEC; encoded by the coding sequence GTGCCAGCTCAGACGTTAACTATTCAGTTCGGGGGGCCTCCTACTAACCAGGGGGTAAGTGTGCGCGGCACCTGCAGCACCGCGGAAGAGGCACAATGTCTGCAAGAGGCTCTGAACAAGGCCATTGCCCGCGGCAGCGACACGCTCTGGGTTGATTGCCAACAGCTACGTAGCGTTTCTTATGAGGGGCAGCAGGCTATATTTCAGGCCGAGCAGCAGGCCCGGCTGGCCCACCTCATTATTTACTGGTGTGGCATGTCCAGCGCCCTAATTCAGGAACTCTCGGCTACGGGCTTATACCTGCTGTTGCGCAGCCTGCCCGCTACCCGCTACCAGGGTCCGGAACACGTGCGGCAGGGCAAGGCAACCGTGTTTGAGTGTTAA
- a CDS encoding LacI family DNA-binding transcriptional regulator produces MAPRKKQAPDSTTTSPVSMADLARELGVSMTTISRALSDHHSIGPAMKQKVLKLAKKYNYQPNRLASALRKGKSQLLGIVVPYIEGRFFPSVVHGIETAASRAGYNVIICQSNEDVAQERRNLDILLSAQVAGILVSLSRTTLDFRHFEKVRGRGLPLVFFDRIVEGDNVNAVVLDDQEGGYVSTRHLLNQGCRRIAHLAGPQHLNIYKNRRQGYLDALREAGLPEDESLILYSDMAQDQGAEGMRQLLALPTPPDGVFAAGDYCALGALQEAHRQGLRVPEDVAISGFSNETFTVITQPPITTIDQRCEEMGQAAVRLLLELIEADGRPFTPRQVALRPELLVRGSSDRLPPAPAGPLRDPSAKFIGTVA; encoded by the coding sequence ATGGCTCCCCGAAAAAAGCAAGCCCCGGATTCAACTACAACCAGTCCCGTTTCCATGGCCGATCTGGCCCGGGAGCTAGGCGTGTCCATGACCACCATTTCGCGGGCGCTCAGTGACCACCACAGCATTGGGCCGGCCATGAAGCAGAAGGTGCTCAAGCTGGCTAAGAAGTACAACTACCAGCCCAACCGCCTGGCCTCGGCCCTGCGCAAGGGCAAAAGCCAGCTGCTTGGCATTGTGGTGCCCTACATTGAGGGGCGGTTTTTCCCGTCGGTGGTGCATGGCATTGAAACGGCCGCCAGCCGGGCGGGCTACAACGTTATTATCTGCCAGTCGAACGAGGACGTGGCCCAGGAGCGGCGCAACCTCGACATCCTGCTCAGCGCCCAGGTGGCGGGTATTCTGGTGTCGCTCTCGCGCACTACCCTTGACTTCCGCCATTTCGAGAAAGTGCGCGGCCGGGGCCTGCCGTTGGTGTTTTTCGACCGGATTGTGGAGGGTGACAACGTAAATGCCGTGGTGCTCGACGACCAGGAGGGTGGCTACGTTTCTACCCGCCACCTGCTCAACCAGGGCTGCCGCCGCATTGCCCACCTAGCCGGTCCCCAACACCTGAACATTTACAAAAACCGCCGCCAGGGCTACCTCGATGCGCTGCGGGAAGCCGGTTTGCCCGAAGACGAAAGCCTGATTCTGTACTCGGATATGGCCCAGGACCAGGGCGCCGAGGGCATGCGCCAGCTGCTGGCCCTACCTACTCCCCCGGATGGCGTGTTTGCCGCCGGTGACTACTGCGCCCTTGGGGCCCTGCAGGAAGCGCACCGCCAGGGCCTGCGCGTGCCCGAGGACGTGGCTATTTCTGGTTTCAGCAACGAAACCTTCACCGTCATCACCCAGCCTCCCATCACCACCATCGACCAGCGCTGTGAGGAAATGGGCCAGGCCGCCGTGCGGCTGCTGCTGGAGTTGATTGAGGCCGACGGCCGCCCGTTTACCCCCCGCCAAGTGGCCCTGCGGCCGGAACTGCTGGTGCGCGGCTCCTCCGACCGCCTGCCCCCGGCCCCGGCTGGCCCCCTGCGCGACCCCTCGGCTAAGTTTATCGGGACGGTTGCCTAG
- a CDS encoding alpha-L-arabinofuranosidase C-terminal domain-containing protein has product MPTSSPTRIAQLATGLALCSALGLPAALAQTKPTAANTLTVQVNKPGAPIAKTMYGLFFEDINFAADGGLYPELVKNKSFEIQGQHFIGWNAIRGGAGLQTYTVVSERPISATNNHFARLTARTANPDAGLVNEGFRGMGVKQGAEYTFSVYLRRGPGSVSGLRVALEEQGRPGSGPEAATSGRVLAETQVTGLTDQWKKYTVVLKPSATAARAQLKLTLEGAGTLDIDVVSLFPKDTYNQRENGMRTDLVQLLKDMNPGFLRFPGGCIVEGRTLSERYQWKESIGDLASRVPLINRWNMEFRHRSTPDYYQSFGLGFFEYFQLSEDIGAEPVPILNVGMACQFNSSELAPISSAATGGGSGPSASASTGHNHADDDPSLETFIQDALDLIEFANGPASSTWGAKRVAMGHAAPFNLKFIGIGNEQWGPQYLERYEPFMKAVKAKYPSINIVSSAGPSPDGELFTKATERLRELKAEVIDEHYYAKPEWFRQNVGRYDNYPTTGSKIFAGEYAAQSVAIGSPDNKNSWDCAISEAAFMTGLERNADKVIMASYAPLFAHVDAWQWTPDLIWFDNLKAYGTPNYYVQKMYSTNPGTTMLPVQRGAGAKNGAENLFSSATADDKTGEIIVKLVNYSPEARPVTVSLQGVKKLGKTGKATVLASNDLNAVNSLNQPMNVAPKDESFKISSSNVTYTLAPNSFTVLRIPGKR; this is encoded by the coding sequence ATGCCCACATCTTCCCCCACCCGTATTGCGCAGTTGGCTACGGGCCTGGCTTTGTGCAGCGCCCTTGGTTTACCTGCTGCCCTAGCCCAAACCAAACCCACGGCGGCCAACACCCTGACGGTCCAGGTTAATAAGCCCGGCGCACCCATCGCCAAAACCATGTACGGCCTCTTCTTCGAGGACATCAACTTCGCGGCTGATGGCGGCTTGTACCCAGAGCTGGTCAAAAACAAATCGTTTGAGATTCAGGGTCAGCACTTTATTGGCTGGAACGCCATTCGGGGCGGGGCCGGCCTGCAGACGTACACCGTGGTAAGCGAGCGGCCCATCAGCGCCACCAACAACCACTTTGCGCGCCTAACGGCCCGCACGGCCAATCCCGACGCGGGCCTGGTAAACGAAGGCTTCCGGGGCATGGGCGTCAAGCAGGGCGCCGAGTATACGTTTTCGGTGTATCTGCGGCGCGGGCCGGGTAGCGTGAGTGGCCTGCGGGTGGCTCTGGAAGAGCAAGGGCGCCCGGGGTCGGGGCCCGAAGCGGCTACCTCGGGCCGCGTACTGGCCGAAACCCAGGTTACGGGCCTCACCGACCAATGGAAGAAGTACACCGTTGTGTTAAAACCCTCCGCCACGGCGGCCCGGGCCCAGCTTAAGCTGACGCTGGAAGGCGCCGGAACCTTGGATATTGATGTAGTGTCGCTGTTTCCGAAAGACACCTATAACCAGCGGGAGAACGGCATGCGCACTGATCTGGTGCAGCTGCTCAAGGATATGAACCCCGGCTTCCTGCGCTTTCCCGGCGGCTGCATCGTGGAGGGCCGGACCCTGTCGGAGCGCTACCAGTGGAAGGAATCCATCGGCGACCTGGCCTCCCGCGTGCCCTTGATTAACCGCTGGAACATGGAGTTCCGGCACCGCTCCACCCCCGATTACTACCAGTCGTTCGGGCTGGGCTTCTTTGAATATTTCCAGCTTTCCGAGGACATCGGGGCTGAGCCCGTGCCCATTCTGAACGTGGGCATGGCCTGCCAGTTTAACTCCTCGGAGCTGGCTCCCATCAGCAGCGCGGCCACGGGCGGCGGCAGCGGCCCCAGCGCCTCAGCCAGCACCGGCCACAACCACGCCGACGATGATCCGTCCCTGGAAACGTTTATTCAGGACGCGCTGGATTTGATTGAGTTTGCCAACGGTCCAGCCAGCTCCACCTGGGGCGCTAAGCGCGTGGCTATGGGGCACGCCGCTCCGTTCAACCTCAAGTTTATCGGTATTGGCAACGAGCAGTGGGGCCCCCAGTATCTGGAGCGCTACGAGCCGTTCATGAAAGCCGTGAAGGCCAAGTACCCCAGCATCAACATTGTATCCAGCGCCGGTCCGAGCCCCGACGGGGAGCTGTTCACTAAGGCCACGGAGCGTCTGCGCGAGCTGAAGGCCGAGGTTATTGACGAGCATTACTACGCCAAGCCCGAGTGGTTCCGCCAGAACGTGGGCCGCTACGACAACTACCCCACCACCGGCAGTAAGATTTTCGCCGGCGAGTACGCCGCCCAGAGCGTGGCCATCGGGAGCCCCGACAACAAGAATAGCTGGGACTGTGCCATTTCGGAAGCCGCCTTCATGACCGGCCTGGAGCGCAACGCCGATAAGGTTATCATGGCCTCCTACGCCCCGCTGTTCGCCCACGTGGATGCCTGGCAGTGGACGCCGGACCTAATCTGGTTTGACAACCTGAAGGCCTACGGCACGCCCAACTACTACGTGCAAAAGATGTACAGTACCAACCCCGGCACTACCATGCTACCGGTGCAGCGCGGGGCGGGTGCCAAGAACGGGGCCGAAAACCTGTTCAGCAGCGCCACCGCCGACGATAAAACCGGGGAAATCATTGTGAAGCTGGTGAACTACTCGCCCGAGGCCCGGCCCGTTACGGTTAGCCTGCAAGGCGTGAAAAAGCTGGGCAAAAC
- a CDS encoding DUF5916 domain-containing protein, protein MKALFTLRFFLLLLGCWASAHLSALAQAAAPVAGAATTPAPKRQLQAVRITQAIKLDGVLDEAVWQQAPVASDFVQQRPNPGVPEKQKTEVRILYDDANLYIGAVMHDVAQDSILREMTQRDHFGNTDLFSVFLDTYQDQLNGYNFTVTTSGVQLDARYSPAGGEDFNWNAVWDARTSMRGTDWIAELRIPYSALRFSNAPEQLWGLNFARQRKRDNAQFFWNEVKPAVNGFVNQWGELRGVRDIKPPLRLSLTPYVSAYVNHNPLNAEATRRTTTNFNGGADVKWGINESFTLDATLVPDFGQVQSDNQVLNLSPFEVQFNENRQFFTEGTELFNKGNLFYSRRVGATPIGFYGVPLGSKEKLVRNPAETRLLNATKVSGRTKNGLGVGFFNALSNDVYATVRNDETSQQREVLTQPFSNYNIMVLDQSLKNNSYVSLINTNVTRWGSTYDANVTGGLFRFANKKNAYAVDGSLVYSRRRGTVFGSEQQIDDQDGYKYQLGVGKISGSFTWGLHHGIESASYNPNDLGILFGNNNIRQSVHAAYRKFKPFWKVNNMAFFGQVSHSLLYKPTRYQNMNFYTGFNTTFTKSFLQVGYDFDASPVTHDFYEPRTFPLGEYFVRVPGNAGIVLFVNSDSRRKFAYGVNAGGRLYGLDERLARARRLRYSAGFYPRYRVNDHLTFRYSLDWSLADNQIGYVNGGLSAQEVLDQPFLGQLMLGRRDVATVSNVVSVAYTFTNRMSFTLRTRHYTSNVRYADFAALGPGGQETLVDYRRNRDNTYNAFNVDAVYSWWFAPGSQVSIVWKNAGSTFLLAEEATPQYFNNFNNTINTPHNNSLSVKVLYYLDYLTFRRNN, encoded by the coding sequence ATGAAAGCACTTTTTACTTTGCGTTTTTTCCTGCTGCTGTTGGGGTGCTGGGCAAGCGCCCACCTTTCGGCTCTGGCCCAGGCGGCGGCCCCGGTAGCGGGCGCGGCTACCACGCCGGCTCCCAAGCGCCAGCTGCAGGCCGTACGCATTACGCAGGCTATCAAGCTTGATGGCGTGTTGGATGAGGCGGTGTGGCAGCAGGCCCCCGTGGCTTCTGATTTTGTGCAGCAGCGCCCCAATCCCGGCGTGCCGGAAAAGCAGAAAACGGAAGTGCGCATCCTCTACGATGACGCCAACCTCTACATCGGGGCCGTGATGCACGATGTGGCCCAGGACTCCATTCTGCGCGAAATGACCCAGCGGGACCATTTCGGCAACACCGACCTATTCTCAGTATTCCTGGACACTTACCAGGATCAGTTAAACGGTTACAACTTCACTGTTACTACCTCCGGCGTGCAGCTGGATGCGCGCTACTCCCCGGCCGGGGGCGAGGATTTCAACTGGAATGCCGTGTGGGACGCGCGCACCAGCATGCGCGGCACCGACTGGATTGCCGAACTGCGCATTCCCTACTCCGCACTCCGGTTTAGTAATGCGCCCGAGCAGCTTTGGGGCCTCAACTTTGCCCGCCAGCGCAAGCGCGACAACGCCCAGTTTTTCTGGAATGAGGTAAAACCGGCCGTCAATGGTTTTGTGAACCAGTGGGGGGAGTTGCGCGGGGTGCGCGACATCAAGCCCCCGCTGCGCCTCTCGCTCACGCCTTACGTCTCGGCCTACGTCAACCACAATCCGCTGAACGCGGAGGCCACCCGGCGCACTACGACCAACTTCAACGGCGGAGCCGACGTGAAGTGGGGCATCAACGAAAGCTTCACTCTGGACGCCACGCTGGTGCCCGACTTTGGGCAGGTGCAGAGCGACAATCAAGTGCTGAACCTCTCGCCCTTCGAGGTACAGTTCAACGAAAACCGCCAGTTTTTCACCGAAGGCACGGAGCTGTTCAACAAGGGCAACCTGTTTTATTCTCGCCGCGTGGGCGCTACCCCCATCGGGTTTTACGGCGTGCCGCTGGGTAGCAAGGAGAAGCTAGTGCGCAACCCGGCCGAAACGCGCCTGCTCAACGCCACCAAAGTATCGGGCCGCACGAAAAACGGCCTGGGGGTGGGTTTTTTCAATGCCCTGAGCAACGACGTGTATGCCACCGTGCGCAACGACGAAACCAGCCAGCAGCGGGAGGTGCTCACCCAGCCGTTCAGCAACTACAACATCATGGTGCTGGACCAGAGCCTGAAGAACAACTCCTACGTTTCGCTCATCAATACCAACGTTACGCGCTGGGGTAGCACCTACGACGCCAATGTAACCGGCGGCTTGTTCCGCTTCGCCAACAAGAAAAACGCCTACGCCGTGGATGGCAGCCTGGTGTACTCGCGGCGGCGCGGCACCGTGTTCGGCTCCGAGCAGCAGATTGACGACCAGGACGGCTACAAGTACCAGCTGGGCGTCGGCAAAATCAGCGGCAGCTTTACCTGGGGGCTCCACCACGGCATCGAGTCAGCCTCCTACAACCCCAACGACCTGGGCATTCTGTTCGGCAACAACAACATCCGGCAGTCGGTGCACGCAGCCTACCGCAAGTTTAAGCCCTTCTGGAAGGTGAACAACATGGCCTTTTTCGGGCAGGTGAGTCATTCGCTGCTTTACAAGCCTACCCGCTACCAGAACATGAACTTCTACACCGGGTTCAACACCACCTTTACCAAAAGCTTTCTGCAGGTGGGCTACGATTTCGACGCCAGCCCCGTCACCCACGACTTTTACGAGCCTCGCACCTTCCCGCTGGGCGAGTACTTTGTGCGCGTGCCCGGCAACGCCGGCATCGTGCTGTTTGTCAACTCCGACTCCCGCCGCAAATTCGCGTACGGCGTGAATGCCGGCGGCCGCCTCTACGGCCTAGATGAGCGCCTGGCCCGGGCGCGGCGCCTGCGCTACAGTGCCGGTTTCTACCCCCGCTACCGCGTCAATGACCACCTTACTTTCCGCTACAGCTTGGATTGGAGCTTGGCCGATAACCAGATTGGCTACGTGAACGGCGGCCTGAGTGCCCAGGAGGTGCTGGACCAGCCCTTCCTCGGCCAACTTATGCTGGGCCGCCGCGACGTGGCCACCGTTTCCAACGTCGTATCCGTGGCGTACACCTTTACCAACCGCATGTCGTTTACCCTGCGTACGCGCCACTACACCAGCAACGTGCGCTACGCCGATTTCGCCGCCCTCGGCCCCGGAGGCCAGGAAACGCTGGTAGACTACCGCCGCAACCGCGACAATACCTACAATGCCTTCAACGTGGACGCGGTGTACTCCTGGTGGTTTGCGCCCGGCTCCCAAGTCAGCATCGTTTGGAAGAATGCGGGCTCCACCTTTTTGCTGGCCGAGGAGGCTACTCCGCAGTATTTCAACAACTTCAACAACACCATCAATACACCCCACAACAACTCCCTTTCGGTGAAAGTCCTTTACTACCTCGACTACCTCACGTTCCGGCGCAATAACTAA
- a CDS encoding 3'-5' exonuclease yields the protein MTDYLLFLDTETTGLPTRWDRPHSQENAWPSVAQVGWVVYTGQGEFVKADQAYLQIPAGSMPAAAIAIHGLTPEFLQAQGQPPEPVLRRLLQDLTTYRPRVVGHFLRLDFHVLGAAFARVGLPNPLPGLPQFCTMAATWPPLPGGPARRLRLHELHELLFAEPLAHHHDAYVDAVATARCFFELRRRGLLPEEILEGQQLLTVPEGRPLGWLEPGGWWLGLLVAGLLLLVYWLLYG from the coding sequence ATGACGGACTACCTGCTCTTCCTAGACACGGAAACCACCGGCCTGCCTACCCGCTGGGACCGGCCCCACAGCCAGGAAAATGCCTGGCCCAGCGTGGCGCAGGTAGGGTGGGTGGTCTACACCGGGCAGGGCGAGTTCGTGAAGGCCGATCAGGCCTACCTCCAGATTCCAGCTGGGAGTATGCCGGCCGCCGCCATTGCCATTCACGGCCTGACCCCGGAGTTCTTGCAGGCGCAGGGGCAGCCCCCGGAACCCGTCTTGCGCCGCCTGCTCCAGGATTTGACCACGTACCGGCCCCGCGTGGTTGGGCATTTTCTGCGCCTTGATTTTCACGTGTTGGGAGCAGCCTTCGCCCGGGTAGGGCTACCTAACCCACTGCCCGGCCTGCCGCAGTTCTGCACAATGGCGGCCACCTGGCCCCCACTGCCGGGCGGCCCGGCGCGCCGCCTTCGCCTGCATGAGCTGCACGAACTGCTGTTCGCTGAACCCCTGGCGCACCACCACGACGCCTACGTGGACGCCGTAGCCACAGCCCGCTGCTTTTTCGAGCTGCGCCGCCGCGGCTTGCTTCCCGAAGAAATCCTGGAGGGCCAGCAGCTCCTGACCGTGCCGGAGGGTAGGCCGCTAGGCTGGCTGGAGCCCGGGGGGTGGTGGCTGGGCCTGCTGGTGGCGGGGTTGCTTCTGCTTGTATATTGGCTGCTCTATGGATAA
- a CDS encoding DUF294 nucleotidyltransferase-like domain-containing protein, producing MDNRLAFLRTVAPFNLLPEEVLLGVVDLLQEVRHPRETLLYQQDTSKVRSLDIIVEGKYETFFYDSQQHKRLPEVYGPGTCYGGMSILLNKKRSLRTVIVHKGTRVLQLARRDFRALCQAYGPFFHYFTARYGERMLNEEFAHFVKPVNPPEQNFLVADQLFSRRISTVEVRELVTCPGSEPIYEVARRMAAAKVSCLFVTDTDTGAISGYCTDITLRDSVIARQLDAARPVADVAATPLVSISQDAFVYEAILLMFQTKTRYLLVERAGEYVGFLSRNKLLSDLAQSPFMFIQAVKLAQGTRELKRRWQMVPDIVNQLLSRGVKADIVNQVISTVADTIALKVIENVLAELGPAPAKFVFMVLGSEGRQEQTLLTDQDNAIIYEDKANEQRELVREYFLRFATAVSDQLNHIGLHYCSGGFMAKNPKWTHSLSHWKRNYHQWMSESNPETVMQFATFFDCRYLYGEASLMRELQEFLRQELAQPLERFLFFMAKNALQYEPPLTFFRNIRTFAQEGQQVFDLKKAMTPIVDLVRVYALQHQLLPTNTGERLAGLREQGVFNAKETQELLQAYYYLMGMRLQKQARQIINDRTTPTNYLDPTSLTQVEQVTLKEIFKVISDFQLKIKVSFTKSL from the coding sequence ATGGATAATCGCCTTGCTTTTCTTCGTACCGTTGCGCCCTTCAACCTCCTGCCCGAGGAGGTGCTGCTGGGAGTAGTAGACCTGCTGCAGGAAGTGCGCCACCCGCGCGAAACGCTGCTCTACCAGCAGGATACGTCCAAGGTGCGCAGCCTCGATATTATTGTGGAGGGCAAGTACGAAACGTTCTTCTATGACAGTCAGCAGCACAAGCGCCTGCCCGAGGTGTATGGCCCCGGCACCTGCTACGGCGGCATGTCCATTCTGCTCAACAAGAAACGCTCCTTGCGCACGGTAATCGTGCACAAGGGCACGCGCGTGCTCCAGCTAGCCCGCCGCGACTTTCGAGCCCTGTGCCAGGCCTACGGACCGTTCTTTCACTACTTCACGGCCCGCTACGGGGAGCGGATGCTCAACGAGGAGTTTGCCCACTTCGTGAAGCCCGTTAACCCGCCGGAGCAGAACTTTCTGGTGGCCGATCAGCTGTTCTCCCGCCGCATCAGCACCGTGGAGGTGCGCGAGCTGGTGACCTGCCCCGGCAGTGAGCCGATTTACGAAGTGGCCCGGCGCATGGCTGCCGCCAAGGTCAGCTGCCTATTCGTGACCGATACCGACACGGGGGCCATCAGCGGCTACTGCACCGACATTACCCTGCGCGACTCCGTAATTGCCCGCCAGTTGGATGCGGCCCGGCCGGTGGCGGACGTGGCGGCCACCCCGCTGGTGTCTATTTCGCAGGATGCCTTCGTGTATGAGGCCATTCTGCTGATGTTTCAGACCAAAACCCGCTACCTGCTGGTGGAGCGGGCCGGCGAGTACGTGGGTTTCCTGAGCCGCAATAAGCTGCTCAGCGACCTGGCCCAGTCGCCATTCATGTTCATTCAGGCCGTGAAGCTAGCCCAGGGCACCCGGGAGCTGAAGCGGCGCTGGCAAATGGTACCCGACATCGTCAACCAGCTCCTGAGCCGGGGCGTGAAGGCCGACATCGTGAACCAGGTGATTTCCACCGTGGCCGATACCATTGCCCTGAAGGTGATTGAAAACGTGCTGGCCGAGCTAGGGCCGGCCCCGGCCAAGTTCGTGTTCATGGTGCTGGGTAGCGAAGGCCGCCAGGAGCAAACTCTGCTCACGGACCAGGACAACGCCATCATCTACGAGGACAAGGCCAACGAGCAACGCGAGCTGGTGCGGGAGTACTTCCTGCGCTTTGCCACGGCCGTTTCCGACCAGCTTAATCACATTGGGCTGCACTACTGCAGCGGGGGCTTCATGGCCAAGAACCCCAAGTGGACCCATTCCCTCTCGCACTGGAAGCGCAACTACCACCAGTGGATGAGCGAATCGAACCCCGAAACGGTGATGCAGTTTGCTACCTTCTTCGACTGCCGCTACCTCTACGGCGAGGCCAGCCTGATGCGGGAGCTGCAGGAGTTTCTGCGCCAGGAACTGGCCCAGCCCCTGGAGCGCTTCCTGTTCTTCATGGCCAAAAACGCCCTGCAGTACGAGCCCCCGCTGACGTTCTTCCGCAACATTCGCACCTTCGCCCAGGAGGGCCAGCAGGTGTTTGACCTGAAAAAGGCCATGACCCCAATTGTGGACCTAGTGCGGGTGTACGCGCTGCAGCACCAGCTGCTACCCACCAACACCGGTGAGCGGCTGGCCGGACTGCGGGAGCAGGGCGTGTTCAATGCCAAGGAAACCCAGGAACTGCTGCAGGCCTACTACTACCTGATGGGCATGCGCCTGCAGAAACAGGCCCGCCAGATCATCAATGACCGCACTACCCCCACCAACTACCTGGACCCGACCTCTCTTACCCAGGTCGAACAAGTCACGCTTAAGGAAATATTCAAAGTCATCAGTGACTTTCAACTCAAAATCAAGGTCAGTTTCACGAAGTCATTGTAG